From one Dryobates pubescens isolate bDryPub1 chromosome 2, bDryPub1.pri, whole genome shotgun sequence genomic stretch:
- the SMIM26 gene encoding small integral membrane protein 26: MRAALWNARAALLYSLGGWTTLGALMHYNSKYSDSEESKSDPEAVQGPRREVKVTETALGLTVTTIVTYKETQPPITRLLRRVKSFFDPPDEPPSEN; this comes from the exons ATGCGGGCGGCGCTGTGGAACGCGCGGGCCGCGCTGCTGTACTCGCTGGGCGGATGGACGACGCTGGGCGCCCTGATGCACTACAACTCCAAGTACAGCGACTCCGAGG AGAGCAAAAGTGATCCTGAAGCAGTGCAAGGACCCCGCAGGGAAGTGAAGGTGACAGAAACAGCCTTAGGATTAACGGTGACAACTATAGTAACATACAAAGAAACTCAGCCTCCTATTACTCGACTGCTCAGGCGTGTGAAGTCGTTCTTTGATCCTCCTGATGAGCCTCCTTCTGAAAACTGA
- the DTD1 gene encoding D-aminoacyl-tRNA deacylase 1 yields the protein MKAVVQRVAQASVTVGGEQISSIGRGLCVLLGISLEDTQRELEHMVRKILNLRVFEDESGKHWSKSVMDKQYEVLCVSQFTLQCILKGNKPDYHMAMPTEQAECFYNNFLEQLRKAYKPELIKDGKFGAYMQVHIQNDGPVTIELESPAATVDPKQLTKLEKQQQRKEKTRTKVPSESSRERNAPRNKEDPSASSGAEGDVSSEREP from the exons ATGAAGGCCGTCGTGCAACGGGTGGCACAGGCCAGTGTCACAG TGGGTGGAGAACAGATCAGTTCCATAGGGCGAGgcctgtgtgtgctgctgggcattTCTTTGGAGGATACACaaagagagctggagcacat ggTTCGAAAGATCCTGAACTTGCGAGTGTTTGAAGATGAAAGTGGGAAGCACTGGTCCAAAAGCGTGATGGATAAACAGTATGAAGTGTTGTGTGTGAGCCAATTCACCCTCCAGTGCATcctgaaaggaaacaaacctGACTACCACATGGCAATGCCcacagagcaggctgagtgTTTTTATAACAacttcctggagcagctcagaaaGGCCTACAAACCAGAGCTGATTAAAG ATGGCAAGTTTGGGGCCTACATGCAGGTACATATCCAGAATGATGGTCCTGTAACAATAGAACTGGAGTCCCCAGCTGCTACTGTTGACCCTAAACAG CTGACAAAGCTTGAAAAACAGcaacagagaaaagagaagaccaGAACCAAGGTGCCCTCTGAGTcaagcagagaaagaaatgcCCCCCGTAACAAGGAGGACCCCAGTGCAAGCAGTGGAGCAGAAGGAGATGTGTCTTCAGAAAGAGAGCCTTAG
- the STON1 gene encoding stonin-1, with product MCSTNPANWVTFDDEPPFQSSQKSADNQSTCKANGLKLNLSSVHESSSRSSSIGSTPLSSPVVDFYLSPGPPSNSPLTTPTRDYPGSPCIPKPGIHILYPIPEWPPNVNPLPSPGGCSSPALQKPSSFALSALPDDHPAKALVSKSTDEGSPNPSGSCEESGELGSAPGHFPYFQGDCAFSSPFWKAGCSLGTSPASASTHKKDKALDRSSSHPKDKETCHDQKSLNQGSFSYICERLEHLQADSGAATGSSPTSSAHTWHELSPAVPRSLFRSQQAEGWPFMLRIPEKKNMMSSRQWGPIYLSVLAGGVLQMYYEKGLEKPFKEFQLQPHCKLSEPKLESYNVLGKIHTVKIECVSYTEKRRYHPKAEVIHEAEVEQMLKLGTTDYDDFTDFLVTVEEELMKLPAVPRQKRNYEEQEMTLEIVDNFWGKVTKAEGKLVESTVVTHVYCLCFVNGSADCFLTLNDLELQKRDERYFEKEEEKKWIEILDCRFHSCVKAQDFRQSRIVKFSPPDACRLELMRFRTGYNGQDLPFSVKAAVVVQGAYVELQAFLNMSSSAAAPPPLPAGRCCENVMIRFPVPTQWIKALWTMNLQRQKSLKAKMNRRTCLGALHEVESDPVIQVSVGTAKYESAYRAVVWKIDRLPEKNSSSDHPHSLSYKLELGSDQEIPSDWYPFATVQFVVHDTCASGTEVKSLGIESDLQPQKHVVQKAFYNCQVEIEKKWIRLDGEDPDRAGNCLMQ from the exons ATGTGTTCCACAAATCCAGCAAATTGGGTCACCTTTGATGATGAGCCTCCCTTCCAGTCATCTCAGAAATCAGCTGATAATCAGAGTACTTGTAAAGCCAATGGCCTTAAACTCAACCTCAGTAGTGTGCATGAATCTTCAAGTAGGTCATCTTCTATAGGCAGCACTCCACTCTCATCTCCTGTAGTTGACTTCTACTTAAGTCCTGGGCCCCCCAGCAACTCTCCACTTACTACACCTACCAGAGACTACCCAGGAAGTCCATGCATCCCAAAGCCTGGGATTCACATCCTTTATCCTATCCCTGAATGGCCACCAAATGTTAACCCCCTTCCGTCACCTGGGGGTTGCTCATCCCCAGCCTTGCAGAAACCCAGCAGTTTTGCTTTGAGCGCTTTGCCTGACGACCATCCAGCTAAGGCTTTGGTCTCCAAATCAACCGATGAAGGAAGCCCTAATCCTTCAGGAAGCTGTGAGGAGTCAGGAGAGCTGGGATCAGCACCAGGGCATTTCCCATACTTTCAGGGTGACTGtgctttttccagtcctttctgGAAGGCAGGCTGCTCGCTCGGCACATCTCCAGCTAGCGCCAGCACGCACAAGAAGGACAAAGCGCTTGACAGGAGCAGCTCCCACCCTAAAGACAAAGAAACTTGCCACGACCAGAAGAGCCTCAACCAGGGCTCCTTCAGCTACATctgtgagaggctggagcacctgcaaGCCGACAGCGGCGCCGCCACGGGAAGCTCGCCCACCTCCAGCGCTCACACGTGGCACGAGCTCTCGCCTGCTGTCCCACGCAGCCTCTTCAGGAGCCAGCAAGCAGAGGGGTGGCCCTTCATGCTGAGGATACCTGAAAAGAAGAACATGATGTCGTCTCGCCAGTGGGGCCCCATTTACCTCAGCGTCCTAGCTGGAGGTGTGTTGCAGATGTATTACgaaaagggtctggagaaaccTTTCAAGGAGTTCCAGCTGCAGCCGCACTGTAAGCTGTCTGAACCCAAGCTGGAGAGCTATAATGTCTTGGGAAAGATCCACACGGTGAAGATCGAGTGCGTGTCTTacacagagaagaggaggtACCATCCTAAAGCAGAGGTGATCCACGAGGCAGAGGTGGAGCAGATGTTAAAGCTGGGCACCACGGATTACGACGACTTCACCGATTTCCTGGTCACGGTCGAGGAAGAGCTGATGAAGCTTCCTGCCGTTCCCAGACAAAAGAGGAACTACGAAGAGCAAGAAATGACTCTGGAAATAGTGGATAACTTCTGGGGGAAGGTCACTAAGGCAGAAGGAAAGCTTGTGGAGAGCACTGTGGTCACGCACGTTTACTGCCTGTGCTTTGTGAATGGAAGCGCTGACTGCTTCCTGACCCTGAACGACCTGGAGCTCCAGAAGCGGGACGAGCGATACtttgagaaggaggaagagaagaagtgGATTGAGATCCTCGACTGCCGCTTCCACAGCTGCGTCAAAGCGCAGGACTTCCGCCAGTCGCGGATCGTTAAGTTCTCCCCCCCGGAtgcctgcaggctggagctgatgcGCTTCAGGACAGGGTACAATGGGCAAGACCTTCCCTTTTCTGTGAAGGCTGCGGTGGTGGTTCAGGGAGCCTATGTTGAACTTCAGGCTTTTCTGAACATGTCCTCAAGCGCTGCGGCCCCGCCGCCTTTACCCGCCGGCAGGTGCTGTGAAAATGTCATGATACGCTTTCCCGTCCCCACACAGTGGATCAAAGCACTTTGGACCATGAACCTCCAAAGGCAGAAGTCCCTCAAAGCCAAAATGAACAGGAGGACGTGCCTTGGTGCTTTACACGAGGTGGAGTCGGACCCCGTGATTCAAGTCTCAGTTGGAACGGCCAAATACGAGAGTGCCTACAGGGCTGTGGTGTGGAAGATAGACAGGCTGCCAGAGAAAAACTCAA GTTCTGATCATCCACACAGCCTGTCTTACAAACTGGAACTGGGATCAGACCAGGAAATACCATCTGACTGGTATCCATTTGCTACTGTCCAGTTTGTGGTCCATGACACCTGTGCCTCAGGAACAGAAGTCAAGTCACTGGGCATAGAGAGTGATCTGCAGCCCCAGAAACACGTGGTCCAGAAAGCTTTTTACAACTGTCAG GTTGAAATTGAAAAGAAGTGGATTAGGCTTGATGGAGAagatccagacagggctggcaaCTGCCTAATGCAGTAG